In a single window of the Acyrthosiphon pisum isolate AL4f chromosome X, pea_aphid_22Mar2018_4r6ur, whole genome shotgun sequence genome:
- the LOC103309447 gene encoding uncharacterized protein LOC103309447, whose translation MLDYESLGHMTLAEGPGQYFIPHHAIQKSEGDSVKLKVVFDASAKCHSGVSLNQCLLVGPKLQQDIVDVLIGFRVHKVAFTTDICKMYRQIEVLPQYRSYQYILWRDSSQASLKEYTLNTVTYGVNTAPYLALRVLRYITDTECENFPDVKRALRHQTYMDDICVGAESLEAAKTPQSNLINTLARSGLELKKWASNTPELLEHLRPEDCSGNPLAFEQNDATHVLGMRWNHDQDYFSFSISNFKMIPTKRGVLSMIARIFDRLGLLAPATFHAKSIMQRVWIA comes from the coding sequence ATGCTCGATTACGAAAGCCTAGGTCATATGACTCTCGCAGAAGGTCCTGGTCAATACTTCATTCCCCATCATGCGATTCAGAAGTCCGAAGGGGACAGTGTCAAACTGAAAGTGGTGTTTGACGCATCGGCGAAATGCCATTCGGGTGTCTCTCTTAATCAATGTTTGTTGGTCGGGCCGAAACTGCAGCAGGACATCGTTGATGTTCTGATTGGATTCCGCGTACACAAAGTGGCCTTCACCACGGATATCTGCAAGATGTATCGCCAGATCGAGGTGCTGCCTCAATATCGGAGCTACCAATACATCCTGTGGAGGGACTCGTCACAAGCATCGCTAAAAGAGTATACACTTAATACAGTCACGTATGGAGTAAATACTGCGCCTTATTTAGCGTTACGGGTCCTCCGTTACATCACCGACACGGAATGTGAAAATTTCCCGGATGTGAAAAGGGCTCTGCGCCATCAGACTTATATGGATGATATATGTGTGGGTGCGGAGTCGTTGGAAGCTGCTAAAACGCCTCAATCGAATCTAATCAACACCCTCGCCAGATCCGGTTTGGAGTTGAAGAAATGGGCCAGTAACACACCTGAATTGCTGGAACACCTACGTCCTGAAGATTGCTCTGGAAATCCGCTAGCATTTGAGCAAAATGATGCTACGCACGTATTGGGAATGCGGTGGAATCACGATCAAGATTATTTCTCATTCAGCATTAGCAATTTCAAGATGATCCCTACCAAACGTGGAGTGTTGTCTATGATCGCCAGAATCTTTGATCGACTAGGTCTGTTGGCGCCAGCAACGTTTCATGCCAAGTCGATCATGCAACGTGTGTGGATCGCATAG
- the LOC103309448 gene encoding uncharacterized protein LOC103309448 translates to MVVKSAQSHLFRDVICNLKRGEEVQRKGISRLSPFLDSHGVVRVGGRLQNTNWSERRRHPILIPKEAHLAVLVTRHWHSYACHAGPRLLIALVQRRFWVVGIRLVVHRVIRRCIICARIKPVNPQPMMADLPRFRVQEAHPFSVVGIDYAGPLQMKELSLRKARIVKVYIAVFVCMTTKAVHLEPVSALSTEAFRLTLDRFVARRGLPSSEDRVSDDNR, encoded by the coding sequence ATGGTCGTGAAAAGTGCCCAGAGCCACCTTTTTCGTGACGTCATCTGCAATTTAAAACGTGGTGAGGAAGTTCAGCGTAAAGGGATTTCTCGTCTTTCTCCGTTCTTGGACTCACACGGGGTAGTTCGTGTAGGAGGTCGCCTTCAAAACACAAATTGGTCGGAACGTCGGAGGCACCCGATACTGATACCGAAGGAAGCTCATTTGGCAGTGCTCGTTACTCGCCATTGGCATAGCTACGCGTGCCATGCCGGTCCGAGGTTACTAATTGCTCTTGTTCAGAGGCGGTTCTGGGTCGTCGGCATTCGCCTTGTGGTCCATCGGGTGATTCGCAGATGCATAATATGTGCTAGGATCAAGCCCGTAAACCCTCAACCAATGATGGCTGATCTGCCTAGGTTTCGCGTCCAAGAAGCTCACCCGTTTTCCGTAGTTGGGATAGATTACGCAGGTCCCTTGCAAATGAAGGAACTTAGCCTGCGAAAGGCCCGTATCGTAAAGGTATACATTGCTGTATTCGTCTGCATGACCACCAAAGCGGTGCACTTGGAACCAGTATCGGCCCTTTCGACCGAAGCCTTCCGATTAACGTTAGATAGATTCGTGGCTCGTCGTGGTCTGCCGTCGTCGGAGGACCGTGTGTCAGACGACAACCGCTAG